One window from the genome of Rufibacter tibetensis encodes:
- the menC gene encoding o-succinylbenzoate synthase, with translation MPFVLTPFSRELAFRFDARTSRGAMQTHLAHYLRVHHTQNLEKQGWGECSPLPGLSTDFSPEFHSLLEQLCQQYNDLHIEDPESEESLEFWRALEQWPSICFGAETAWVDYFRGGKRKLYNTAFSRSEKGIRINGLIWMGDPAFMRSQIEKKMDQGFTCLKLKIGGLDFSQELKILKEIRRVAGPEVLELRLDANGAFSVDDAEEKIRQLATFEIHSLEQPIKPGKMEDLQLLCSASPIPIALDEELIGVSGKENKWKLLDKIRPQYIIIKPTLVGGLVSSREWIQVAESLGIDWWLTSALESNIGLNAIAQFASDLGNPLPQGLGTGQLYHNNFASPLEIRGEELWYNPERPWELPA, from the coding sequence ATGCCCTTTGTTTTAACGCCTTTTTCCCGCGAATTAGCTTTCAGGTTTGATGCCCGTACTTCCAGGGGGGCTATGCAGACGCACCTTGCCCATTACCTGCGGGTGCACCATACCCAAAATTTAGAAAAGCAGGGGTGGGGAGAATGTTCTCCCTTGCCCGGTTTAAGTACCGATTTCTCCCCTGAATTCCATTCTCTTCTGGAGCAGCTTTGCCAGCAATACAACGATTTGCACATAGAAGATCCTGAGTCTGAGGAATCCCTTGAATTCTGGAGAGCCCTAGAACAATGGCCCTCCATCTGTTTCGGCGCTGAAACAGCTTGGGTAGATTACTTTAGGGGAGGTAAACGAAAGCTGTACAACACTGCTTTCAGCAGATCAGAAAAAGGGATTAGAATCAATGGGCTCATCTGGATGGGAGATCCTGCTTTCATGCGCTCTCAGATAGAGAAGAAGATGGACCAGGGCTTTACCTGTTTAAAACTAAAAATTGGAGGTCTTGATTTTTCGCAGGAGTTAAAGATCCTGAAAGAAATAAGAAGGGTTGCGGGTCCTGAAGTGCTGGAACTGCGACTTGACGCAAATGGTGCTTTCTCAGTTGATGATGCCGAAGAAAAAATACGGCAGTTAGCCACCTTTGAAATTCATTCATTGGAACAACCCATCAAACCAGGTAAAATGGAGGACCTGCAACTGTTGTGCAGCGCTTCCCCAATTCCAATCGCACTGGACGAAGAGCTGATTGGCGTCAGTGGCAAAGAGAATAAATGGAAGTTGTTAGATAAGATTCGCCCGCAATACATCATCATCAAGCCCACGCTTGTAGGAGGTTTGGTCAGTAGCCGTGAGTGGATACAGGTAGCAGAATCATTAGGTATAGATTGGTGGCTGACCTCGGCGCTGGAGTCAAACATAGGCTTGAATGCCATTGCGCAATTTGCTTCAGACCTGGGAAACCCCTTGCCGCAAGGTCTTGGAACA
- a CDS encoding pyridoxal phosphate-dependent aminotransferase, whose translation MDIIPLHLGVSHFHTPAAAVEAMQEAIAQHNTFYGPNEGLPELRNALAQRYLEDEGVPMPAEQILITHGAKHAIHLYLHSLLHPGDEVVALAPYWFAFPELIRQSGGKLVSVSANPEQGYSLNLEALRRKLNPDTKLLILTNPGNPTGKVYSVEELQEVARLLGEFPNLHVLSDEIYDGLGFDKPVPSFLRFEHLRDRVAVVNGFSKSFAMSGWRVGYLIAPFQILHKATELQLKWISGVSPFLQAGAAAATRNRHQIWKQFREDLEGKRELMRKELDKMPKLKFTVPQAGYYYTLQVEGCLYPQNPSSPFQLVEEWAAALKDQVGLEVLPGTNMGMANAVRVSYALPQAILESALMRLKAFVS comes from the coding sequence ATGGACATTATTCCTTTGCACTTAGGCGTAAGCCATTTCCATACACCTGCCGCAGCCGTAGAGGCTATGCAGGAAGCCATTGCCCAACACAACACTTTTTATGGACCTAATGAGGGGCTGCCGGAACTTAGAAATGCTTTAGCTCAGCGTTACCTGGAAGATGAAGGGGTGCCAATGCCGGCAGAGCAGATTCTAATTACTCATGGAGCCAAACATGCGATCCATCTGTACCTCCATAGCTTGCTGCACCCCGGAGACGAAGTAGTAGCGCTGGCCCCCTACTGGTTTGCATTTCCGGAGCTAATTAGGCAAAGTGGCGGAAAACTAGTTTCTGTGTCTGCTAATCCAGAGCAAGGCTATTCCTTGAACCTGGAAGCGCTTCGGAGAAAATTGAACCCAGACACCAAACTGTTAATCCTGACCAACCCTGGGAACCCCACCGGAAAAGTGTATTCAGTGGAGGAGCTACAGGAAGTAGCCAGGCTGCTGGGGGAGTTCCCTAATTTGCATGTGCTGTCAGATGAAATCTATGATGGTTTAGGTTTTGACAAACCAGTTCCCTCCTTTTTACGGTTTGAGCACCTGAGAGATAGGGTTGCGGTGGTAAATGGTTTCTCAAAGTCTTTCGCAATGTCTGGCTGGCGTGTAGGTTACCTGATTGCCCCATTTCAGATTCTGCACAAAGCCACCGAACTGCAGCTAAAATGGATTTCAGGAGTTTCGCCGTTCCTGCAAGCTGGGGCAGCCGCCGCCACCCGGAACCGTCATCAAATCTGGAAACAGTTCCGTGAGGATCTAGAAGGCAAACGCGAGTTGATGAGAAAAGAACTGGACAAGATGCCGAAGCTCAAGTTTACAGTTCCGCAGGCAGGCTATTATTATACCTTACAAGTTGAGGGATGTCTTTACCCTCAGAATCCTTCCTCTCCTTTTCAGTTGGTAGAGGAATGGGCTGCAGCTTTGAAAGACCAGGTAGGTTTAGAAGTGCTTCCGGGCACCAACATGGGCATGGCCAATGCTGTAAGAGTTTCGTATGCACTGCCTCAGGCAATATTAGAAAGTGCTCTTATGCGCTTGAAGGCTTTTGTTTCCTAA
- a CDS encoding MATE family efflux transporter translates to MIFSAHYREHYKSTFWLAYPVVLSQLGHILVSVADSVMAGRIGTVQLAAASLGNSIFTIVLVFGLGISYAITPLVARADGRKNHTRIALVLLNGLVLNTLIGILLFLAFWGLSPFIAYLNQPEEVVRLAIPYVNVLFLSMVPLMVFQAFKQFAEGLSLTKQSMYISILANVINVGLNYVLIYGKLGMPALGLNGAAWATLISRILMAGMMAMFIFMSPRFARYRSYLHLQSISWSHMTRMFKIGFPISLQMIFEMGAFSFSAVMIGWLGARDLASHQIALNVASVTYMMASGISAAATIRVGKLRGSGDAHGIHTAGYSSLIMGAMFMATSALLIILCKDLIPHFYVKDVTVHALAAQLLIVAAVFQLSDGVQVVALGALRGLEDVKVPSMISLFSYWLIALPLGYALGFWANLGAIGIWLGLLTGLTFAAVLLFFRFRKFSPQ, encoded by the coding sequence GTGATTTTCTCTGCCCATTACCGTGAACATTATAAAAGCACCTTCTGGCTGGCCTACCCAGTGGTATTAAGTCAGTTGGGGCACATTTTGGTTTCTGTGGCAGACAGCGTAATGGCAGGGCGAATTGGAACAGTGCAGTTAGCGGCAGCCTCGTTGGGGAACAGCATCTTCACCATTGTCCTGGTCTTTGGCTTGGGTATTTCTTATGCCATTACTCCCTTAGTGGCCCGTGCCGATGGCCGGAAGAATCATACGCGAATTGCGTTGGTGTTATTAAATGGCCTGGTGCTGAACACACTCATTGGTATTCTCCTCTTCCTGGCTTTTTGGGGCTTATCGCCTTTTATAGCTTATTTAAATCAACCGGAGGAAGTGGTGCGTTTAGCAATCCCTTACGTGAACGTCCTGTTTCTCTCCATGGTACCCCTCATGGTGTTCCAAGCTTTTAAGCAATTCGCGGAAGGTCTATCCCTCACCAAACAGTCTATGTACATCTCCATTCTGGCCAACGTGATCAATGTGGGCCTGAATTACGTGCTTATCTACGGTAAGCTGGGCATGCCAGCTCTTGGTTTGAACGGTGCCGCCTGGGCTACCCTTATATCCAGAATACTAATGGCAGGCATGATGGCGATGTTCATTTTCATGTCGCCACGCTTTGCAAGGTATAGAAGCTATCTGCACCTTCAGAGCATTTCCTGGTCACACATGACCCGGATGTTCAAAATAGGTTTTCCTATTTCTTTGCAGATGATCTTTGAAATGGGCGCCTTCAGTTTCTCGGCGGTAATGATTGGCTGGCTGGGTGCAAGAGATTTAGCTTCGCACCAGATTGCCTTAAACGTGGCGTCCGTAACCTATATGATGGCCAGTGGTATCTCAGCGGCAGCCACCATCAGGGTAGGAAAGCTCAGGGGATCAGGAGATGCACACGGGATTCATACCGCCGGGTACAGCAGCCTCATTATGGGAGCCATGTTTATGGCCACCAGTGCCTTGCTGATCATCCTTTGTAAAGATTTGATCCCGCACTTCTACGTGAAAGACGTGACGGTACATGCCCTGGCCGCACAGTTACTCATTGTTGCAGCTGTCTTCCAGCTTTCTGACGGGGTACAGGTAGTGGCATTAGGTGCTTTGCGTGGCTTGGAAGACGTAAAAGTACCCAGCATGATCTCGCTTTTCTCCTACTGGCTTATTGCTTTGCCTTTGGGGTATGCGTTAGGGTTCTGGGCGAACTTAGGTGCCATTGGCATTTGGTTGGGGCTTCTGACGGGCCTAACTTTTGCAGCAGTTTTATTATTTTTTAGATTCAGGAAGTTTAGCCCGCAATAA
- a CDS encoding DUF922 domain-containing protein: MTFSFLPLWISALFFASFPVTKPKTLAPSADIPWTVRKRLTWDDFAGNPAPENRHHALTSTNMEMKVKCENNQLKFKVEAVFNPKESWTRNKTSVLLLAHEQLHFDLTELHARQLRKRLAELPNACNRGAADLNKYATEAFNKWHKEQDLYDQESRHGLDKEKQMEWIASVEIRLKQLEAYK; the protein is encoded by the coding sequence ATGACCTTTTCATTTCTACCCCTTTGGATAAGCGCGCTGTTTTTCGCCTCTTTTCCAGTAACTAAACCCAAAACGCTTGCCCCTTCTGCTGACATCCCCTGGACGGTTCGGAAACGACTGACCTGGGATGATTTTGCGGGCAACCCTGCGCCCGAAAACCGCCACCACGCCCTCACTTCTACCAACATGGAGATGAAGGTAAAATGCGAGAACAACCAACTCAAGTTTAAAGTGGAAGCTGTTTTCAACCCAAAGGAATCCTGGACCCGTAACAAAACCTCCGTTTTGCTCCTGGCCCATGAACAACTCCACTTTGATTTAACAGAGCTCCATGCCCGCCAACTCCGCAAACGTTTGGCGGAGCTGCCCAATGCCTGCAACCGGGGCGCAGCAGACCTAAATAAATACGCGACGGAGGCTTTCAACAAATGGCACAAAGAGCAGGACCTCTATGACCAGGAGAGCCGCCACGGGCTTGATAAAGAAAAACAAATGGAGTGGATTGCCTCAGTAGAGATCCGGCTGAAGCAATTGGAAGCTTATAAGTAA
- the egtD gene encoding L-histidine N(alpha)-methyltransferase codes for MMTHVTQSSLTNLLPTRVSDDNGLAQDVMQGLSQTPKKLSSRFFYDAKGSQLFQQIMELPEYYLTKLEHQILSQQRKEILYSIDIQKPFQLVDLGAGDAYKTKLLLSELMASKADFSYVPLDISDDQLNLLLEDMHHRWPTLLVQALAAEYFQGLEWLNQNQRQRKVVLFLGSNIGNFDLPDAKNFLCALRETLNPEDAFLLGLDLRKDPEKIRRAYDDAAGVTSAFNINLLHRINKELKADFDLDQFQHFAEYDPLEGTMRSFLISKKAQEVHIGTLNQTFHFDAWEAIHTENSYKFSLKQVEEMAHSCGFKVQDVFTDKTHGFADVLLRPVSN; via the coding sequence ATGATGACACACGTTACCCAAAGTTCGCTTACCAACCTGCTGCCCACCCGGGTCTCTGATGACAACGGCCTGGCTCAGGATGTGATGCAGGGCTTGAGTCAAACCCCTAAAAAGCTCTCATCCCGTTTCTTTTATGATGCAAAGGGAAGTCAGTTGTTCCAGCAAATCATGGAGCTACCGGAATACTACCTGACCAAGCTGGAGCACCAGATTCTGTCCCAGCAACGAAAGGAAATTCTGTACTCTATAGACATTCAAAAGCCATTCCAATTAGTGGACCTTGGGGCTGGCGACGCTTATAAAACCAAGCTGCTTCTCTCAGAATTGATGGCTTCAAAGGCTGACTTTTCATACGTTCCTTTAGACATCTCAGATGACCAGTTAAACCTCTTGCTGGAGGACATGCACCACCGGTGGCCTACTTTACTGGTTCAAGCCTTAGCCGCAGAATACTTCCAGGGTCTGGAATGGTTAAACCAGAACCAGCGCCAACGCAAAGTAGTGTTGTTCCTGGGATCCAACATCGGGAATTTCGATTTGCCAGACGCCAAAAACTTTCTATGCGCCTTAAGAGAAACCCTTAACCCAGAAGATGCCTTCCTTCTGGGTTTGGACTTGCGCAAAGACCCTGAAAAGATTAGAAGAGCCTATGATGATGCGGCAGGAGTAACCTCAGCCTTCAACATCAATCTCCTGCACCGCATCAACAAGGAGCTAAAAGCAGACTTTGACCTGGACCAGTTCCAGCACTTCGCAGAGTATGATCCTTTAGAAGGCACCATGCGGAGTTTCCTCATCAGCAAGAAAGCGCAGGAGGTTCATATTGGCACCTTAAACCAGACGTTCCATTTTGATGCCTGGGAAGCCATTCATACAGAGAATTCCTACAAATTCTCCTTGAAGCAAGTTGAAGAAATGGCCCATTCCTGCGGGTTCAAAGTACAGGACGTTTTCACAGACAAAACCCATGGGTTTGCTGATGTTCTGCTTAGGCCAGTTTCAAATTAA
- the egtB gene encoding ergothioneine biosynthesis protein EgtB translates to MSFHPTYDTGNFLFRYQTIRKQTEKICAPLSPEDTVMQPMVDVSPPKWHLGHTTWFFETFILVPHLPGYQSYHPQYAFLFNSYYNSMGSRVARSDRGTLSRPPLEDIYAYRRHVDEAMEEALGMTSLLENPSIAAVIELGLQHEQQHQELLLTDIKYILSCNPLLPAYLPEVPAVSSLFSEKHLSNEWSTVPAGVYSVGYEGDGFCFDNELKAHQVYIAEFQARRSLVTNGEYLEFIEAGGYSDFKYWLDEGWQLAQQQQWQAPLYWVQLDGEWWMYTLHGLLKLDLQAPVTHVSFYEALAYANWSGYRLLTEFEWEVLAQLHANPVTDGNFMESELYHPVAAVIRDDSTQVAHLLGNTWEWTYSGYFPYPGFETAPGALGEYNGKFMVNQLVLRGGSCATPQSHIRPTYRNFFHADKRWQFTGIRLAKR, encoded by the coding sequence ATGTCCTTCCATCCAACTTACGATACAGGCAATTTTTTATTTCGGTACCAAACCATACGGAAGCAAACGGAGAAGATCTGTGCACCGCTTTCACCTGAAGACACTGTAATGCAACCTATGGTTGACGTGAGCCCGCCTAAGTGGCACCTGGGGCATACTACCTGGTTTTTTGAGACCTTCATCCTGGTGCCGCACCTACCCGGCTACCAGTCATACCATCCCCAGTACGCCTTTCTGTTTAACTCTTACTACAACAGCATGGGGAGCCGGGTAGCCAGATCAGATAGGGGAACGTTATCCCGTCCGCCCCTGGAAGATATCTATGCTTACCGCCGTCATGTGGATGAAGCCATGGAAGAAGCCCTCGGAATGACTTCTTTGCTGGAAAACCCATCAATAGCAGCCGTTATAGAGTTGGGCTTGCAGCATGAGCAACAACACCAGGAACTACTCCTTACCGATATCAAATACATCTTAAGCTGCAATCCTCTGCTGCCTGCTTATTTACCTGAGGTCCCTGCAGTTTCTTCATTGTTTTCTGAAAAACACCTATCAAACGAATGGAGCACTGTTCCTGCTGGTGTATATTCTGTAGGTTATGAAGGCGATGGCTTTTGTTTTGACAATGAACTTAAAGCACACCAGGTGTACATTGCCGAGTTTCAGGCCCGCCGTTCTCTGGTGACCAATGGAGAGTACCTGGAGTTTATAGAGGCAGGCGGCTACTCTGATTTCAAGTATTGGTTAGATGAAGGCTGGCAACTGGCGCAACAGCAGCAATGGCAGGCGCCCCTGTATTGGGTACAACTAGATGGCGAATGGTGGATGTATACCTTACATGGCCTGCTAAAGCTGGACCTGCAGGCACCTGTTACGCACGTGAGCTTTTACGAAGCCCTTGCTTACGCCAACTGGTCTGGTTACCGGTTGCTGACTGAATTTGAATGGGAAGTACTGGCTCAGCTTCATGCTAACCCCGTTACGGATGGAAACTTCATGGAAAGTGAGCTGTACCACCCAGTAGCCGCTGTAATCAGGGATGATTCCACTCAAGTGGCACACCTGCTAGGAAATACCTGGGAATGGACCTATAGCGGGTATTTTCCGTATCCTGGTTTTGAAACAGCACCTGGTGCTTTGGGTGAGTATAATGGCAAGTTTATGGTGAACCAGTTGGTGTTGCGCGGCGGTTCCTGCGCTACTCCACAAAGCCATATCAGACCCACATACCGTAACTTTTTCCACGCTGACAAACGCTGGCAATTCACCGGCATCAGGCTGGCTAAACGATAA